In the Oncorhynchus nerka isolate Pitt River linkage group LG6, Oner_Uvic_2.0, whole genome shotgun sequence genome, TTATGTTAAAAATAGGATGTAGGATGATTAGTACAGTAGCAGGCAGGACAGATTTAGGACAGGGCCAGTCTCCTACCGTATGGTGTTGTCCGAGGAGCCACTGACCACCAGTCTGTCTCTGTACTGCAGGCAGGCGATGCCTCGCTTGTGTCCGTTTAGAGTGCGCACAAACTCACAGGTACTGGTGCTCCACACCTACagggggcagcagagagagagggagacagacatcaAATATTCACCGGAAACAACTACAATATCAGATATTCTAGAGACAAGGTATGTCCGTGTGcaccttgaaaataaaagagggccgcacactctaggagctcagatgcaaaaatgtaattaacaaagaacagcatacaaacaacaaatggatagcatacgatcatacaTTAATTTGACTACACAAGTTTACAAACAATTCGATTTagtctctgcgttatattggcatcgaacatgtcaccctccctaggagagggggtgaccttgataatttattgttaaaacgagaggctgcctgtatctttaatttaaagacccttgcgcccttcggtctcaacgtagactttgatctgaagccgtgattgtgactttgccattgtaatcgTTTGTAAACTTGTATAGTCAAATTAAtgtatgatcgtatgctatccatttgttgtttgtatgctgttctttgtatgacattttaatatttgattattaaccaatgatattaggccactcttggccatgattacagacacctgtgtcttttgacactatataaacgagtcatcccgcagtgtttgtgattatactctgatgaagacagcttggctgtcgaaacgttggtaattacattttttgcagctgagctcctagagtgtgcggctctcttttatgttcaagttttctactccgctagccagcacctcgtcttaataggggtgagtttctttttcttctagatgtCCGTGGGCACCCACATACTTGCTAACACACATATCTcatgatccacacacacacacctctcaccttGATGGTGCGGTCCCCCGAAGCCGACACAATGTATTTGTCGTCAAAATCGACCACGTTGACGGCGGCACGGTGACCCACGAGGACCCGCCGGAGGCTGATGTCGGTGGGCGAGGCCATGTCCCACACGGCGATGGAGCGGTCCTTGGAACACGTCACCATCAGACCGTTGCAGAAGCGCAGGTGGAGCACCGCCTCGTTGTGATGGATCAGGGTGTTCAATACCTCACCCGACGTCACGTCCCACACCCTGGGTGAGCGAGGGAGACGgacagaggagaaggggagggtggagggagatttTTTAAaaaaagggagggaagggagggagaaggagaatgagaaagggagggggggatattataaaaaataaagaacgAGACTGATTAACGAAAGCTCTGCTAAACAGACCGAAGCGGCCAAGGCTGGACACTGCGCCGTCCCAGTCAACACACCCCACACTAGGGACCAGCCGTTAAGAGCGTTTTTATTGAGTTCCACTGTACGACAGGGGGGGGGGATCAAACACACAAactcagaacacacactggaaaaGCTGAGACTCAAAGCCATAAACAAGTGCCCGTCAAGCCATCGCTAAGGAAGTGAAGTCACATTTTCCTTGGATACCTCCCAGGGAGAGTGTGAAGTAATGAGTGTGTGAAGGTTGAGCTTCTGTGTGCAGCCGAGAATGGCATGGGCTggtgcgcgcgcgcacacacacacacacacacacacacacacacacacacactctctctctccctccctccctcgctctctctctcctcaggtttGGACATTGTGTGACATTGAAAATGTTAACTAACCATATTGACTATCACAACTCTCTTACAGATAGGAAATCTAACAGCTAGCCTTATATTGGAAGGTGAGAAATGGTGACGATTTAAATTTAAATATCAATCTCCTCCCTGTGTACGAGTGTGTGTAGCTTCTGTGTGTAGCTACAGAAGATAGGGTGAAGTACTGATTATTACCAcaaagagtggtagagagagactggcattCACAAATGATATAGCTATTGcatcaaagagacagagagatggctgGGCAGCAGTTTAGCACCCCTCAACTAGCTATAAATAAATGAGCAGACAGGGCAGAATGGTTTCATATATAGATAGACCACAGACAGAGCGTTCTCTCTCTGCTTTGAGACCTATGTTTGGCTGCTCAGAGGGTTGGCTGGTGTGACAGTCAGAAGTGACAGTGGTCCAACGGCTGTGGTGTGTATTGGGGCGAATCCAAGACAGATGTGGAGACTGTTGGCGATCCTGACCAAGACAACTTTTTAGTTATGTTTCTAGGACAACAATGTCCATTCTAGATGTATTTATATCatgtactttttccacattttgttccgttacagccttattctaaaatgaattaaataaaaatcctcagcaatttacacacaataccccataatgacagtgaaaacaagtttagacattgttgcaaatgtatcaacaacaaaacaataaagcttatttacttaagtattcagatcctttgctatgaaaatcaaaattgagctcaggtgcatcctgtttccattgataatccttgagatgtttctacaacttgattggagtccacctgtggtaaattcaattgattggacatgatttggaaaggcacaaaacGATGTATATAAGTAGacaggtcagagcaaaaaccaagccgagcggtcaaaggaattgtccatagagctgtgagacaggattgtatcaaggcacagatctggggaagggtaccaaaagatttctgcggcattgaaggtccccaaaaacacagtggcctccatcattcgtcaatggaagaagtttggaaccaccaagactcctcctagatctggccgtccggccaaactgagcaatcggggaagaagggccttggtcagggaggtgaccaagaaccagagcgctcaggacctcagattggggtgaaggttcaccttccaacaggacaacgcccctaagcacacagccaagacaactcaggagtggcttctacaagtctttgaatgtccatgagtggcccagccagagcccggacttgaacccgattgaacatctctggagacctgaaaatagctgtgcagcgacactccccatctaacctgacagagcttgagaggatctgcagagaagaatgggagaaagaccccaaatacaggtgtgctaagctggtagcgtcatacccaagaagactggttgctgtaatcgatgccaaagttgcttcaacaaagtaatgagtaaaaGGTCTTAATACTTACgtattctaaaaatctgtttttgctttgtcattatggggtactgtgtgtagattgagggggaaaaaaacagtttcagcaattttagaataaggctgaaattaaacaaaatgtggaaaaagtcaagggatgtgaatacctTCCAAAGGCACTACCTACCTGACACACATCCTACAAAGTCCCATAAACCCAGTGAAACAAGATATCCCTGACTGGCCGTGTGCAAATACCCATAATGTGTTCTAAACAGTAGGCATTTAGCATATGTGAAAATATAACGTTTTATAGTATGTGAAATTGGAGGAAAAGAAACGTATGTTTTAAATCCCAGGATGTCTAACTGtattctaaaaaactgtttttgctttgtcattattgggtactgtgtgtagattgatgagggggaaaaaacagtttcagcaattttagaataaggatgtaacataacaaaatgtggaaaaagtcgagggatctgaatactttccaaggcACTGCAGGCGGCCGTGGGTTTTACACTGACATACCGGGTGGCTAAGACATACCGGGTGGCTAAGACATACCGGGTGGCTAAAGCAGTAGGTAATATAGCGACACATGGCAGTGTAAGGTTGTCCcctcaaacggcaccctattccatatatggtagtgtactacttttggaCCAGAGCTCCATGGGTCCTGGTGAAAACTAGTGCACTGCATGGGAAATAGGGTTGCATTTGGactaagcctgtgtgtgtgttatatatatatataagatgaCTGTGTCATACCTGACAGTGGAGTCCGAGGAACCAGTGACTATGACTCTCTCATCATACTGCAGACACAACACTGAACCTGTATGACCTGTCAGGATCTTCAGACACTCCAGAGACTGCTTGTCCCAGATCTACaccgatagagggaggaggagatgtcaggagagagagagtagaaaaagAAAGAgttagcatgaggaagggagagaaagcgAGCAGGAGCAGATGTGGGTCAGGGTAAGCTGGTCTCAGTATTGTTCATGCCCCATTTCCATGCAGTGTGGAGGGAACCCTGTGTACTAGAGCGCTGGAGATGGACAGGCTagccctttcctccctcctccccctcattTTCCAGGCCAGACAGATGAGTGGAACACACAGAGGGTGGGCAAATGACTCCTTTCATCCTTTAATTCATGTCTTTCCTTTGAGATACAGACAGCTGTTGTTTCACATCAAAGGCATAGTCTGCAATAACATGATGATTAATCCACTTTGACCCGTCCAAAAAGACAAGTACACTCACGCACCTTTATGGAGTTGTCTCTCAGGCCGCTGATGATTTTATCGTCGTCATACTGGAGGCAGTAGACTCCTTTACTGTTCTCTGACCGACACTGGATCCTCTGCAGGTTGTGCCTGCCACACCGCCAGTTAGCCTCgatagtctacacacacacacaggagagatagaggtgaggagagggggtagaggtgagcagagcagagagggggtTGACaggtagtggaaaggagagagatgtcAAGAGGAAACACATACAATAGGGGGATAGAAGAAAAAAGAAGAGTGGATATATGAGGGAGGAAAAACATTGGATGGGGAAAAAGAGCAACGACGGGTGAGACCAAAACAGATCCCTTCATCACAAGTATTAATCAACCTTATTGTTTTTAATCACACCCACGGTCTATAGACACAGAACGCTACAGAACGCGTAaccccccaaatggcaccctattccctacataaggTCACCAaagccctggtgaaaagtagtgcactaaataggaaatagggggccatttgagaCGTAGCCACCGCCTGAAGGGCGAGTGTTTTTTGTGGACAGAGCTACAGTCTAACCTCTATGTCCTGGATGATCTTGGGGTAAAGGGAGTGGTAGTAGGAGTTGGGCGGGACCTCTGTCGTTCGGTTCTTGAACAGATACTTCTCCCTGAGATGACGGACAGAACAATAAGCCAATGAGAAATCACCTTGTGTCTCCGTCTCAGGTAACTCGACGAGCGTTCGTGTTTATGCTCACCACTGGTGCCTCTCTGACAGGCCCTTCCAGAGGGGGTCTGTGCGGACCATGCGTTCTATGAGTTTCTTCCAGAGCATGCCCTCTGAGATCACCCTCTGCCACTCCTTACACACCAGCTCCGCGGAGCACAGAGACTGCGCGTCCAGGAACGACAGGATGTTCTCTGCTATGTGGTCCAGACCCTGGGctagagagaggaagcgagagagatgGGGTGTAAGTGTTTGTTGGGTGTGTGAGCATGGTGTGTGAAGGAGTGCAAAAGTGTGTGGAAGATAGAGCTCTGCTACCTAACACTAGACACCAGGTTAGGGGTCGGGCAGCTCCGTTTCTTTCGTCAATTTCTAGGTTTCGGGCCGGGCTCTGCCATCAGTAACGTTTTGAAGTTGAGCCATTCGCTCGTCATCTGCTGTGCAGTAGCCGACAGTCATACCTGCCTAACATGGTGCCAGAAGTGCTTTAACCTCGTCAGACAGACCAGAATATTGTCCGCGTCGACAGGAGAGATTTTGTCACAGGAaataacgttagccagctagcggCTAACTACTCCCCCACGTCCCGTCATTGAGCAGCCAAAGGCGGAGCCGTTGCTATGGACACTCAGACAGGCCGATTAGCAGCAGAGTGCATGCAACAGTGCAGACTGAGACCAGAAGCTAACGGAGGGAAGTTATTTCAAATGTTGGGCTGGGCCTTAAATTAGGCAGAAGTAAATCGGAATTGGGCAGGGTCTGAACGTCACGGGCTCAGGCTTAAAATACATTCCCGTGCTGGACTCGAGCGGACGCATCCAAAAGAAGGTGTGAACGTGTGTACACGCGGGTGAGAAAGGGTGTCTGGAAAATAAGTTAAAGGGTGTGTATGGCTGTGGCAGTCACAAaattgtcagccggtgattgccAAGCAAATAACtggtcggtctcacggtaattgaccgttaattaaacATACACATTTAGCATCTACTGGCTTCCAtacagcctacaagccactgatgcagactttTCAAACATATACGTTTGAAAAAGTCTAAGAAATCCATGTattatagcctacaccttcacaatgaatccatgatttattttagacaggtctaaagaagcatgatacgGCTATTCTGTGTCGAACGGTAAAGaaacaggtactcctatatgcttaattttaAGTTATTCAATTTAGTCATTCAACAAACATTGGTcattatgttttgatttttaatacattgtaaggctacATGATGAGACTAATTTGAAAAATGCCACTTGAAAAGACATgcgctctgctttgttttttcaTTCAGGCAGTACACACATCAATcatctctcattcacaatttgacaagcacttgataatatcTACAATTTCATggtggcatcccctttgtgtggccataaTGCACCCTAAAACAGCCTGCGCAcatccttatccaattccaaAAGGTGCATATTGAaaatattggaagaactgtccacatttacttattgtcagccaacaagatgagcagcaaaagcactagcctatgtcaatctactatcccccatagtacaaaagtcgaCCTATCCTATTGGGTGAGAAATAAATATACCAAACAGTCTGGGACAGTtatgggatgcgatagatcccaaatgattagatttgtattttttatgctagtggttgtatttaCTCAATGTGGCTGACGTAACAGATCAGAatttttagcttaaaatgttgatagtttatttcttcacattataagcgtaGCAATGCGTACATGGCAGTAGGATATAAGCACAAATGTTCCATTAACGGGAAAACACCGTTAtgaaaagtgaccgcaaatgcaattATGTATGTAATCATTTTTATAAAGGTGTATTTTATATagtgaaaattatcttccccaaacttgaaactcacgcactgcttatgtatgccagtcAGGCTCTTAAccccttgtaaagcggattaacgtgcttcattttaagaagttatttggccattTTAGTTTTGATACAAACTTTAaagaaacatataggcctatgggcaaGGGGGCAACATGAGGTGTGAGACTGATTCgaacatcattcacaagtgatagtcTGACGGGTAACAATGTTCGCCTATTATTGATATAAACTTGTCTTTGcatatacattaccagtcaaaagtttggacaaataCCCATaccagggtttctttattttttactattttctacattgaagagtgatagtgaagccatcaaaactatgaaataacatatatggaatcatgtagtaaccaaaaaagaaaTGTGTTGAACAAATTTAAAtcaatttatatttgagattcttaaaaagTACCctttgccaccctttgccttgacagctttggagacttggccttctctcaaccagcttcatgaggtagtcacctggaatgcatttaaatgaacAGGTGTGCAATGTTAAAAGAATTtctgtaatttctttccttcttaatgcgtttgagccaatcagttgtattgtgacaaggtaggggttgtatacagaagatagccctatttggtgaaagactaagtccatattatggcaagaacagctcaaataagcaaagagaaataacaGTCCACCATTACTTTCAGACATTAACATCACTCAATGTGGAAAATGTGAAGAACTTTGAAagcttcttcaagtgcagtcgcaaaaaccatcaggtggtgctatgatgaaactggctctcatgaggaccgccacatgaaagaaagacccagagttctctgctgcagaggacaagttcattagcgttaccagcctcagatattgcagcccaaataaatgcttcagagttcaagtaacagacaaacctcaacataaactgttcagaggagactgcgtgaagcaggccttcatggtcgaattgctgcaaagaaaccgtggaaaattgtcctttggtctgatgagtccaaatgtgagatttttggttccaaccgcatgtctgtgagatgcagagtaggtgaatggatgatctccacatgtgtggtacCCACAGTGAAgtaggaggtgttatggtgttggggtgctttactggtgacaccatctgtgatttctttagaattcaaggcacacttaaccagcatggcaacagcagcattctgcagcgatacgccatcccatttggtttgtgcttggtgggacaatcatttgtttctcaacaggacaatgacccaacacacatccaggctgtgtaagggctatttgaccaaggagagtgatggagtgctgcatcagatgacctggcctccacaatcacccgacctcaacccaattgagatggtttgggatgatttggactgcagagtgaaggcaaggcagccaacaagtgctcagcatacagttgaagtcggaagtttacatacaccttagccaaatacatttaaactcagtttcacaattgctgacatttaatcctagtacaaattccctgtctaggtcagttaggatcaccactttatttaaagactgtgaaatgtcagaacaataatagagaatgatgtatttcagattttctttcgtcacattcccagtgggtcagaagtttacatacactcaattagtatttggtagcattgcctttaaatcgtttaacttgggtcaaacgtttcgggtagcctcccacaagcttctcacaataactttggtgaattt is a window encoding:
- the LOC115130580 gene encoding F-box and WD repeat domain-containing 11-B-like: MEPEIEDKTLELMNTSVMESQNHVDDLSPKKTTVLTKLSNGPVMTGSRKRPSEGNNDKEKEHCISLFDQWSETDQVEFVEHLISRMCHYQHGHINSYLKPMLQRDFITALPAQGLDHIAENILSFLDAQSLCSAELVCKEWQRVISEGMLWKKLIERMVRTDPLWKGLSERHQWEKYLFKNRTTEVPPNSYYHSLYPKIIQDIETIEANWRCGRHNLQRIQCRSENSKGVYCLQYDDDKIISGLRDNSIKIWDKQSLECLKILTGHTGSVLCLQYDERVIVTGSSDSTVRVWDVTSGEVLNTLIHHNEAVLHLRFCNGLMVTCSKDRSIAVWDMASPTDISLRRVLVGHRAAVNVVDFDDKYIVSASGDRTIKVWSTSTCEFVRTLNGHKRGIACLQYRDRLVVSGSSDNTIRLWDIECGACLRVLEGHEELVRCIRFDNKRIVSGAYDGKIKVWDLQAALDPRAPASTLCLRTLVEHSGRVFRLQFDEFQIISSSHDDTILIWDFLNVSTNGQSEGRSPSRTYTYISR